In a single window of the Pseudomonas oryzihabitans genome:
- a CDS encoding transporter substrate-binding domain-containing protein gives MKKSWLTLSALALCLAAGSAMAKEWKEIRFGVDTTYPPFESQAADGSFVGFDIELGNAICEKLAVKCKWVVSDFDGLIPGLRARKFDGILSSLTKTPARAEQIDFSDLLWSGPSSMVVKEGSNLQATAESLKGKTVGVQQGTIQETFAKQKLAPNGVNVQSYQNQDQVYADLVSGRIDVAMQDMLQAEGGFMKSPQGKGYVNTAIHDELLPADTAVGIRKGNDEFKTFVNKGIAAIHADGTYDKIQKKYFGDLNLYDPK, from the coding sequence ATGAAAAAAAGCTGGCTGACTCTCTCTGCGCTCGCCCTGTGTCTGGCCGCCGGTTCGGCGATGGCCAAGGAATGGAAAGAGATCCGCTTCGGTGTGGACACCACCTACCCACCGTTCGAATCCCAGGCCGCCGATGGCAGCTTCGTCGGCTTCGACATCGAGCTGGGCAACGCCATCTGCGAAAAGCTGGCGGTGAAGTGCAAGTGGGTGGTGAGTGACTTCGACGGCCTGATCCCTGGCCTGCGCGCGCGCAAGTTCGATGGCATCCTGTCCTCGCTGACCAAGACCCCGGCGCGTGCCGAGCAAATCGACTTCTCCGACCTGCTGTGGTCGGGCCCCTCCTCCATGGTCGTCAAGGAAGGTTCCAACCTGCAGGCCACCGCGGAAAGCCTGAAGGGCAAGACCGTGGGCGTGCAGCAGGGCACCATCCAGGAGACCTTCGCCAAGCAGAAGCTGGCGCCCAATGGCGTCAACGTGCAGAGCTACCAGAACCAGGATCAGGTCTACGCCGACCTGGTGTCGGGCCGTATCGACGTCGCTATGCAGGACATGCTGCAGGCCGAAGGTGGCTTCATGAAATCGCCCCAGGGCAAGGGCTACGTCAACACCGCCATCCACGACGAGCTGCTGCCGGCCGATACCGCCGTCGGTATCCGCAAGGGCAACGACGAGTTCAAGACCTTCGTCAACAAGGGCATCGCGGCCATCCACGCCGACGGTACCTACGACAAGATCCAGAAGAAGTACTTTGGCGACCTGAACCTCTACGATCCCAAGTAA
- a CDS encoding TorF family putative porin: protein MTRSLPLLLILGLLTSPAMAASWGMQREVGDFDLKMSTAPSRSMAQGLVAPNSAGMGGGFDLTHDSGLYFGQWTTNNASSAEAPLLEMDTYAGYKHRFAPGYGYELGVINYSNLIQNVDPSRELYSGMTVYGKRLGAAFANDPGRHNASVYADLGTLPLIKTGVSLKYTNYVLDVPSTLDSGGMVRSFNDWSVNLSRKWVNTLFNLTYSGTSLRGADCSVYSGHNTYCDSALMLKASHPFF from the coding sequence ATGACCAGATCCTTACCTCTACTCCTCATCCTCGGACTCCTGACGAGCCCGGCGATGGCTGCCAGCTGGGGCATGCAGCGTGAAGTGGGGGATTTCGATCTGAAGATGAGCACGGCGCCCTCACGCAGCATGGCCCAAGGCCTGGTCGCCCCTAACTCCGCCGGCATGGGTGGTGGCTTCGATCTCACCCACGACAGCGGCCTGTACTTCGGCCAGTGGACGACCAACAACGCCTCGTCCGCCGAAGCGCCGCTGCTGGAGATGGACACCTACGCCGGCTACAAGCATCGCTTCGCCCCCGGCTATGGCTACGAACTGGGTGTGATCAACTACAGCAACCTGATCCAGAACGTCGATCCCAGCCGCGAGCTCTATTCCGGCATGACCGTCTACGGCAAGCGCCTGGGCGCGGCCTTCGCCAACGATCCGGGCCGCCACAACGCCTCGGTCTATGCCGACCTGGGTACCCTGCCCCTGATCAAGACCGGCGTATCGCTCAAGTACACCAATTACGTGCTGGATGTGCCCTCTACTCTCGACAGCGGTGGCATGGTGCGCAGCTTCAACGACTGGTCGGTGAATCTGAGCCGCAAGTGGGTGAACACCCTGTTCAACCTGACCTATAGCGGTACCAGCCTGAGAGGCGCCGACTGCTCGGTGTATTCGGGCCACAACACCTACTGCGACAGTGCCCTCATGCTCAAGGCCTCGCACCCCTTCTTCTAA
- a CDS encoding DEAD/DEAH box helicase produces the protein MTSISPAAVLADFHDAPRSWFTTRFPAPTEAQLQAWPAIRAGASVLVAAPTGSGKTLTAFFAVLDGLVQEALREGGLPETCLWLYVSPLKALSNDIRLNLEEPLAGISAALEARDLPPLGLRTAVRTGDTPQKERAAMRRRPPHLLVTTPESLYVLLGSDSGRRMLGSVRGVIVDEIHAIADGKRGSHLTLSLARLEALAGRPLQRIGLSATQKPLAAVAAFLVGRDAKGQARPCTVVDIGHQRARDLALEVPPVPLEAMLSTHAWELVYDRLAELAEAHRTTLVFVNTRRLAERMARQLSDRLGNGQVAAHHGSLAKEQRLDAEQRLKRGELRLLLATASLELGIDIGDVDLVCQIGSPGSIAAFLQRVGRANHQVGGLPKGRLFPTSRDDLVECVALLDCVRRGELDTLHIPQAPLDVLAQQLVAEVACQEWSETALLAVLRQAEPYAALEEADYTAVVEMLSQGYTDRRGPRAAYVHRDAVNGLLRGRRGGKATAVMSGGTIPESGDFSVLLEPQGHTVGSVNEDFAFESLVGDVFQLGNTAYRIIKIEGSKVRVEDAKGQPPNIPFWHGEAPGRSDELSAGLARLRAELEPLLPGTDEPPEPAIARIGAAYELEEGAARQLVDYLGRARQALGALPTQQTLVMERFFDQAGGMQLIIHAPFGSRINRAWGLALRKRFCRNFNVELQAAATENALILSLATSHSFVLDEVWRYLHPATAETVLVQALLDAPLFAVRWRWNATTALALPRFSAGRKVATQVQRMRSEDLLATVFPDQVACLENLVGERQVPDHPLVRQTLDDCLHESLDSRGWLALLARITGGQLTLLTRDLPGPSPLAAEVLTAKPYAYLDDAPVEERRTLAVQNRRFGGADPDELGALDPAAIALVRDEAWPRLETADDLHEALLGVGFLTEAELTRHQSQVRQLVKAGRAGCLRLPEATLWIAAERLPLFQVLFPEASTEPPLSPPPGFKAPADPETALVELLRARLTALGPVDQRPLAASLGLPPERLTPALLVLQSEGYVLQGRFTEADGAVEWCERHLLARIHRYTLGRLRKAIEPVALADYLRFLLEHHHLAGLATLRGGEGLEQVIGLLEGFEVAAAGWEGEVLPSRLPDYQFTHLDDLCRAGRVVWLRLPQPGRGGGGPVKGSPIVLLPRRHLADWNSLTTPPLAEALSPKGQRVLEVLTRRGASFFDELLGEARLLRSELETALGELVGMGAVNADSFAGLRALLLPAAKRGSRTGLRRGRMPLYGGMDDAGRWAALRLAEGPTEERLPDALLERLVWLLLRRYGVLCWQLLQRESEVLPPWRDLLRACHRLEARGEIRGGRFIAGLSGEQFADPAAIAPLREWRQRPPEDLWVCVSALDPLNLVGTLLPGAKVPAVAGNRLLYRDGVPIATRVGAKVNWLVELEAGEQVRARQALQQLGRERPQVGLGRSLLRQ, from the coding sequence ATGACCTCGATATCGCCTGCCGCCGTCCTGGCGGACTTTCACGACGCGCCGCGCAGCTGGTTCACGACGCGCTTTCCCGCTCCGACCGAGGCGCAGCTGCAGGCCTGGCCGGCCATTCGCGCCGGCGCCTCGGTGCTGGTGGCGGCCCCCACCGGCTCGGGCAAGACGCTGACCGCCTTCTTCGCCGTGCTGGATGGCCTGGTGCAGGAGGCGTTGCGGGAAGGCGGCCTGCCCGAGACCTGCCTCTGGCTCTATGTGTCACCGCTCAAGGCTCTGTCCAACGACATCCGTCTCAATCTCGAAGAACCCCTGGCCGGCATCAGTGCAGCGCTGGAGGCGCGGGATTTACCGCCCTTGGGGTTACGCACGGCGGTGCGGACGGGGGATACGCCACAAAAGGAGCGGGCGGCGATGCGTCGGCGGCCGCCGCACCTCCTGGTCACCACGCCCGAGTCCCTCTATGTGCTGCTCGGCTCGGATTCCGGGCGGCGGATGCTGGGTAGCGTCCGCGGTGTGATCGTCGACGAGATCCACGCCATTGCCGACGGCAAGCGCGGCAGTCACCTGACGCTGAGCCTGGCGCGACTGGAGGCCTTGGCGGGGCGTCCACTGCAACGCATCGGCTTGTCCGCTACCCAGAAACCCCTGGCCGCCGTCGCCGCCTTTCTGGTCGGGCGCGATGCCAAGGGGCAGGCACGACCCTGTACGGTGGTCGACATCGGCCACCAGCGTGCTCGCGATCTGGCCCTGGAGGTGCCCCCCGTTCCCCTGGAGGCGATGCTCTCCACCCACGCCTGGGAGCTGGTCTACGACCGCCTCGCCGAACTGGCCGAGGCACACCGCACCACCCTGGTGTTCGTCAACACGCGGCGCCTGGCCGAGCGCATGGCGCGTCAGCTCTCGGATCGCCTCGGTAATGGCCAGGTCGCCGCCCACCATGGCAGCCTGGCCAAGGAGCAGCGGCTGGATGCGGAGCAGCGCCTCAAGCGCGGCGAATTGCGCCTGCTGCTGGCGACCGCTTCCCTGGAACTGGGCATCGACATCGGTGATGTCGACCTGGTCTGCCAGATCGGCTCGCCAGGCTCCATCGCCGCCTTTCTGCAGCGGGTCGGGCGCGCCAATCACCAGGTCGGCGGCCTGCCCAAGGGACGACTGTTTCCCACCTCGCGCGACGATCTGGTGGAATGCGTCGCGCTGCTTGATTGCGTGCGCCGGGGCGAACTGGACACCCTGCACATCCCCCAGGCACCGCTGGATGTCCTGGCCCAGCAACTGGTGGCCGAGGTGGCCTGCCAGGAGTGGTCGGAGACAGCGCTGCTGGCCGTGCTACGCCAGGCCGAACCCTATGCCGCTCTCGAAGAGGCGGACTATACCGCGGTCGTGGAGATGCTCAGCCAGGGCTATACGGATCGCCGCGGGCCGCGTGCCGCCTATGTGCACCGGGATGCGGTCAATGGCCTGCTACGCGGTCGGCGCGGCGGCAAGGCCACGGCGGTGATGAGCGGCGGCACCATCCCCGAGAGTGGTGATTTCAGCGTGCTGTTGGAGCCCCAGGGCCATACGGTGGGCAGCGTCAACGAGGATTTCGCCTTCGAAAGCCTGGTAGGCGACGTCTTTCAGCTTGGCAACACTGCTTACCGCATCATCAAGATCGAAGGCAGCAAGGTGCGGGTGGAAGACGCCAAGGGGCAGCCGCCCAACATTCCCTTCTGGCACGGTGAGGCGCCGGGGCGCAGCGACGAGTTGTCGGCGGGCCTGGCGCGGCTGCGGGCGGAACTCGAACCGCTGCTGCCCGGCACCGACGAGCCACCGGAACCGGCCATCGCCCGCATCGGCGCGGCCTATGAGCTGGAGGAGGGTGCCGCCCGCCAGTTGGTGGACTATCTGGGTCGTGCCCGGCAGGCGCTGGGTGCGCTACCGACGCAGCAGACGCTAGTGATGGAGCGCTTCTTCGACCAGGCCGGCGGCATGCAGCTGATCATCCATGCCCCCTTTGGCAGCCGCATCAACCGCGCCTGGGGCCTGGCCCTGCGCAAGAGATTCTGCCGCAACTTCAATGTGGAGCTGCAAGCAGCAGCCACGGAGAACGCCCTGATCCTCTCGCTGGCGACGAGCCACAGCTTCGTGCTCGACGAGGTCTGGCGCTACCTGCATCCGGCCACCGCCGAGACCGTGCTGGTCCAGGCCCTGCTCGATGCGCCACTGTTCGCCGTGCGCTGGCGCTGGAACGCCACCACGGCGCTGGCGCTGCCGCGCTTCAGTGCCGGGCGCAAGGTGGCTACCCAGGTGCAACGCATGCGCAGCGAAGACCTCCTAGCCACGGTCTTTCCCGACCAGGTCGCCTGTCTGGAGAATCTCGTGGGCGAGCGTCAGGTGCCAGACCATCCACTGGTCCGCCAGACCCTGGATGACTGCCTGCACGAATCCCTCGACAGCCGCGGCTGGCTGGCCCTGCTGGCGCGCATCACCGGTGGGCAATTGACCCTGCTGACCCGCGATCTGCCCGGGCCGTCGCCGCTGGCTGCCGAAGTACTCACGGCCAAGCCCTATGCCTATCTGGACGACGCCCCGGTCGAGGAGCGGCGGACGCTGGCGGTGCAGAATCGTCGCTTCGGCGGCGCCGATCCCGACGAGCTGGGCGCCCTGGATCCCGCCGCCATCGCCCTGGTGCGCGACGAAGCCTGGCCACGCCTGGAGACGGCGGATGATCTGCACGAAGCCCTGCTGGGTGTGGGCTTTCTCACCGAGGCCGAGCTGACGCGGCACCAGTCCCAGGTCCGCCAGCTGGTCAAGGCCGGCCGAGCCGGTTGCCTGCGGCTGCCGGAGGCGACCCTGTGGATCGCGGCCGAGCGCCTGCCGCTCTTTCAGGTGCTGTTTCCCGAGGCCTCCACGGAGCCGCCGCTCAGCCCGCCGCCCGGATTCAAGGCGCCTGCGGATCCTGAAACGGCACTGGTGGAGCTCTTGCGCGCACGCCTCACCGCCCTTGGGCCGGTGGACCAGCGTCCGTTGGCCGCGAGCCTCGGCCTGCCGCCAGAGCGCCTCACCCCGGCGCTGCTGGTGCTGCAGAGCGAAGGCTACGTCTTGCAGGGGCGCTTTACCGAGGCGGACGGCGCGGTGGAGTGGTGCGAGCGCCACCTGCTGGCGCGCATCCATCGCTATACCCTGGGACGCCTGCGCAAGGCCATCGAGCCGGTGGCGCTGGCCGACTACCTGAGGTTCCTGCTGGAGCATCACCATCTGGCCGGTCTGGCGACCCTGAGGGGCGGAGAAGGCCTGGAACAGGTCATCGGCCTGCTGGAAGGCTTCGAGGTCGCCGCCGCGGGCTGGGAAGGGGAGGTCCTTCCCAGTCGTCTACCGGATTACCAGTTTACCCACCTCGATGATCTCTGCCGCGCTGGCCGGGTCGTCTGGCTGCGCCTGCCGCAACCCGGACGCGGTGGCGGCGGCCCGGTCAAGGGCTCACCCATCGTCCTGCTGCCCCGACGTCATCTCGCCGACTGGAACAGCCTCACCACGCCCCCGCTGGCCGAGGCCCTGTCGCCCAAGGGGCAGCGGGTGCTGGAGGTGCTCACGCGTCGCGGTGCCTCCTTCTTCGATGAGCTGCTCGGCGAGGCGCGCCTCTTGCGCAGCGAGCTGGAAACGGCCCTGGGCGAGCTGGTTGGTATGGGCGCGGTCAACGCCGACAGCTTCGCCGGTCTGCGCGCCCTGTTGCTACCAGCAGCCAAGCGCGGCAGCCGCACCGGTCTGCGCCGCGGGCGAATGCCTCTCTATGGCGGCATGGACGACGCCGGGCGCTGGGCGGCCTTGCGACTGGCCGAGGGCCCTACCGAGGAGCGGTTGCCGGATGCCCTGCTGGAGCGGTTGGTCTGGCTGTTGCTGCGCCGCTATGGCGTGCTCTGCTGGCAGCTGCTGCAGCGTGAGAGCGAGGTGTTGCCCCCCTGGCGCGATCTTTTGCGCGCCTGCCATCGTCTGGAAGCCCGTGGCGAGATCCGGGGCGGTCGCTTCATCGCCGGCCTGTCCGGCGAGCAGTTCGCCGATCCGGCGGCCATCGCACCCTTGCGGGAATGGCGCCAGCGCCCGCCGGAGGATCTATGGGTATGCGTGTCGGCGCTCGATCCGCTCAATCTGGTCGGCACCCTGCTGCCGGGCGCCAAGGTGCCTGCCGTGGCTGGCAATCGCCTGCTCTATCGCGATGGCGTACCCATCGCCACCCGGGTAGGGGCGAAGGTCAATTGGCTGGTCGAGCTGGAGGCCGGGGAGCAGGTGCGGGCGCGTCAGGCTCTGCAGCAACTGGGGCGGGAGCGTCCCCAGGTGGGGCTTGGGCGCAGTCTGTTGCGGCAGTAG
- a CDS encoding ABC transporter permease — MIELLQQYWKPLLWTDGYHITGLAMTLWLLVASVVIGFLVSVPLSVARVSERRWLRWPIGFYTYVFRGTPLYLQLLICYTGIYSLGFVRDQPLLGSFFRDGLNCTILAFALNTCAYTTEIFAGAIRNTPHGEVEAAKAYGLDGWRLYVHVILPSALRRSLPFYSNEVIMMLHSTTLAFTATVPDLLKIARDANTATFLTFQAFGLAALMYLAVSFILIGLFRLAERRWLAFLGPTH; from the coding sequence ATGATCGAACTCCTGCAGCAATACTGGAAACCCCTGCTGTGGACCGATGGCTACCACATCACCGGCCTGGCCATGACCCTCTGGCTGCTGGTGGCCTCGGTGGTGATCGGCTTCCTGGTCTCGGTGCCCTTGTCGGTGGCGCGGGTATCCGAACGGCGCTGGCTGCGCTGGCCCATCGGCTTCTACACCTATGTCTTCCGCGGCACCCCGCTCTATCTGCAGTTGCTGATCTGCTACACCGGCATCTACAGCCTGGGTTTCGTGCGCGACCAGCCACTGCTCGGCAGTTTCTTCCGTGACGGCCTGAACTGCACCATCCTGGCCTTCGCCCTGAACACCTGCGCCTACACCACCGAGATCTTTGCCGGGGCCATCCGCAACACCCCCCACGGCGAAGTCGAGGCGGCCAAGGCCTACGGCCTGGACGGCTGGCGGCTGTACGTGCACGTGATCCTGCCCTCGGCGCTGCGCCGGTCGCTGCCCTTCTACAGCAACGAAGTCATCATGATGCTGCACTCCACCACCCTGGCCTTCACCGCCACGGTGCCGGATCTGCTCAAGATCGCCCGCGACGCCAACACCGCGACCTTCCTGACCTTCCAGGCCTTTGGCCTGGCCGCGTTGATGTACCTGGCGGTGTCCTTCATCCTGATCGGCCTGTTCCGCCTCGCGGAACGCCGCTGGCTGGCCTTCCTCGGCCCGACCCACTGA
- a CDS encoding succinylglutamate desuccinylase/aspartoacylase family protein: protein MRHLTHQLVAPVPGTERSIHSFHFGPTDSGRKVYIQASLHADELPGMLTAWHLKQRLKALDAAGELLAEVVLVPVANPIGQDQQVADVHLGRYELETGQNFNRRFRDMTAQVEAAVAERLGDDIATNQALVREAFRTALAAETATTQLDSQRLTLQRLACDAEVVLDLHCDFDAVAHLYTTPEAWPQVEPLARYFGSQASLLATDSGGQSFDECFTLLWWNLNQRFGERLPMGSLSVTLELRGQLDVRDELAGPDADAIIHYLRHQGFVSGQAAPLPPLLEPATPLAAVEPVATSQGGVLVLKAQVGERIEVGQVLAQVIDPISDRVEEVRSAVAGILYARSNRRMATAGMVIAHVAGTEAYRSGYLLSP from the coding sequence ATGCGCCATCTCACCCATCAGCTGGTCGCCCCGGTTCCGGGCACCGAGCGCAGCATTCACAGCTTCCACTTCGGCCCCACTGACAGTGGCCGCAAGGTCTATATCCAAGCTTCGCTGCATGCCGACGAATTGCCCGGCATGCTGACTGCCTGGCACCTCAAGCAGCGCCTCAAGGCGCTCGACGCCGCGGGCGAGCTGCTGGCGGAAGTGGTGCTGGTGCCCGTGGCCAACCCCATCGGCCAGGACCAGCAGGTGGCCGACGTCCACCTGGGTCGCTACGAGCTGGAGACCGGCCAGAACTTCAACCGCCGGTTTCGCGACATGACCGCCCAGGTCGAAGCCGCCGTCGCCGAGCGCCTGGGTGACGACATCGCCACCAACCAGGCCCTGGTGCGCGAGGCCTTCCGCACGGCCCTGGCCGCGGAAACCGCTACCACCCAGCTCGACAGCCAACGCCTGACCCTGCAGCGCCTGGCCTGCGACGCCGAGGTGGTGCTCGACCTGCACTGTGACTTCGACGCCGTGGCCCACCTCTACACCACGCCGGAAGCCTGGCCCCAGGTGGAGCCGCTGGCACGCTATTTCGGCTCGCAGGCCAGCCTGCTCGCCACCGACTCGGGCGGCCAGTCCTTTGACGAATGCTTCACCCTGCTCTGGTGGAACCTCAACCAGCGCTTCGGCGAGCGCCTGCCGATGGGCAGCCTGTCGGTGACCCTGGAGCTGCGCGGTCAGCTGGACGTGCGCGATGAGCTCGCCGGTCCGGATGCCGATGCCATCATCCATTACCTGCGTCATCAGGGCTTCGTGAGCGGCCAGGCGGCTCCCCTGCCGCCGCTGCTGGAGCCTGCCACGCCGCTGGCGGCCGTCGAGCCCGTGGCAACCTCCCAGGGTGGCGTGCTGGTACTCAAGGCCCAGGTGGGCGAGCGCATAGAGGTGGGCCAGGTGCTGGCGCAGGTCATCGACCCCATCAGTGATCGCGTGGAGGAGGTACGCAGTGCGGTCGCCGGTATCCTCTATGCGCGCTCCAATCGCCGCATGGCCACGGCCGGCATGGTGATCGCCCATGTGGCGGGCACCGAGGCCTATCGCAGCGGCTACCTGCTCTCGCCGTGA
- a CDS encoding ABC transporter ATP-binding protein — MYKLTVEGLHKRYGDHEVLKGVSLKAKTGDVVSLIGASGSGKSTFLRCINFLEQPNAVTMTLDGETIRMADDHGAVRVADAAQLQNLRTRLAMVFQHFNLWSHLSVLDNITLAPRKALGVGKAEAEDRARKYLEKVGLAARVADQYPAFLSGGQQQRVAIARALAMEPEIMLFDEPTSALDPELVGEVLKVIRALAEEGRTMLMVTHEMAFAREVSSQVLFLHQGVVEEEGPPSDVLVNPRSERLRQFLSGNLK, encoded by the coding sequence ATGTACAAACTGACCGTCGAAGGCCTGCACAAGCGTTACGGCGACCACGAAGTGCTCAAGGGCGTCTCGCTCAAGGCCAAGACCGGCGATGTGGTCAGCCTGATCGGCGCCAGCGGCTCCGGCAAGAGCACCTTCCTGCGCTGCATCAACTTCCTCGAGCAGCCCAACGCCGTGACCATGACCCTGGACGGCGAGACCATCCGCATGGCCGATGACCATGGCGCGGTGCGGGTGGCCGATGCGGCTCAGCTGCAGAATCTGCGTACCCGCCTGGCCATGGTCTTCCAGCACTTCAATCTCTGGAGCCACTTGAGCGTGCTGGACAACATCACCCTGGCGCCACGCAAGGCTCTGGGTGTCGGCAAGGCGGAAGCCGAAGACCGCGCACGCAAGTACCTGGAGAAGGTCGGTCTGGCAGCAAGGGTCGCCGATCAGTACCCGGCGTTCCTGTCCGGTGGCCAGCAGCAACGGGTCGCCATCGCCCGTGCCCTGGCGATGGAGCCGGAGATCATGCTGTTCGACGAGCCCACTTCCGCGCTCGATCCGGAGCTGGTCGGCGAAGTGCTCAAGGTCATCCGCGCTCTCGCGGAAGAAGGTCGCACCATGCTCATGGTGACCCACGAGATGGCCTTTGCCCGGGAGGTATCGTCTCAGGTGCTGTTTCTGCACCAGGGTGTGGTGGAAGAAGAAGGTCCGCCGAGCGATGTGCTGGTCAATCCGCGCAGTGAGCGGCTACGACAATTCCTCAGCGGCAATCTCAAGTGA
- a CDS encoding GNAT family N-acetyltransferase translates to MTKGQNGVASGAIQVATTAQVAAVAQGFQAFVSAQHPLLADESADLPLQLVITEANRVIAGVLGRVFWQGLEIEVLWVDEAYRQRGLGRRLLQQAEDHARAQGARVAYLRTAQAAAFYERCGYRHCGYLPRPLGTGLHSFHKELG, encoded by the coding sequence ATGACCAAGGGGCAAAACGGGGTGGCTTCCGGCGCGATCCAGGTGGCGACGACTGCCCAGGTCGCGGCGGTCGCTCAGGGTTTTCAGGCCTTCGTCAGCGCCCAGCATCCGCTGTTGGCGGACGAATCAGCCGATCTTCCCCTGCAGCTTGTAATCACAGAGGCCAATCGCGTCATCGCGGGCGTGCTCGGCCGGGTGTTCTGGCAGGGCCTGGAGATCGAGGTGCTCTGGGTGGACGAGGCCTATCGTCAGCGAGGCCTGGGCAGGCGGTTGCTGCAACAGGCGGAAGACCATGCCCGCGCCCAAGGTGCCCGGGTGGCCTATCTGCGCACTGCGCAGGCGGCTGCCTTCTATGAGCGCTGCGGCTACCGGCACTGCGGCTATCTGCCGCGACCTCTGGGGACTGGGCTGCACAGCTTCCATAAGGAGCTGGGCTAG
- a CDS encoding FUSC family protein: MAGQSPPPVADGAIGAPQEPRWALALACLPALAVILLTGWWTGAWLPCVVALGGAYTVGFGAYKSFAAEPLAPMLVAALGMACSAVVGSLLGHQLPALVLVGALWAACCAWLFAVGNGPWWITQQWTVALLVAGGFPGDLQQAVWRGGLVLAGGLLQLALFALLQKALYRSQWRLRTGSLRTHLREVVVLFEDRFRLGRYGFYAAAVVALCQILTGLLDYGHGYWAPMTALLVLKPRLGDTWRRGLGRLGGTLAGCLLAGAVVWLDNTPLVLAGACLLCAAGAYLLQDGRYSWQTLFITGTTVLMVALAGAPEASIALERLGSTLLGGGVALLFLALEAGVERALARLQRDRRVRQANTAKPTRAPR; the protein is encoded by the coding sequence ATGGCAGGCCAGTCACCCCCTCCTGTTGCCGATGGCGCCATAGGCGCGCCTCAGGAGCCCCGCTGGGCCCTGGCGCTGGCCTGTCTGCCGGCGCTGGCGGTGATCCTGCTCACCGGATGGTGGACCGGTGCCTGGCTACCCTGCGTGGTGGCCCTCGGTGGCGCCTACACGGTCGGCTTCGGCGCCTACAAGAGCTTTGCCGCCGAACCCCTGGCGCCCATGCTGGTGGCTGCCCTGGGCATGGCCTGTTCGGCGGTGGTCGGCTCGTTGCTCGGTCATCAGCTACCGGCGCTGGTGCTCGTCGGCGCCCTTTGGGCAGCCTGCTGCGCCTGGCTGTTCGCCGTCGGCAACGGCCCCTGGTGGATCACCCAGCAATGGACCGTGGCCCTGCTGGTGGCCGGTGGCTTTCCAGGCGACCTGCAGCAGGCGGTCTGGCGCGGCGGCCTGGTGCTCGCCGGCGGCCTGCTGCAACTGGCGCTCTTCGCCCTCCTGCAAAAGGCACTCTACCGCTCCCAATGGCGCCTGCGTACCGGCTCGCTCAGGACCCACCTGCGCGAGGTGGTGGTGCTATTCGAGGACAGATTCCGCCTTGGCCGCTATGGCTTCTATGCCGCCGCCGTGGTCGCCCTTTGCCAGATCCTGACCGGCCTGCTCGATTATGGTCATGGCTACTGGGCCCCCATGACCGCCCTGCTGGTGCTCAAGCCACGGCTGGGCGACACCTGGCGCCGTGGGCTGGGTCGACTGGGCGGCACCCTGGCCGGCTGCCTGCTGGCGGGCGCGGTGGTCTGGCTCGACAACACGCCCCTCGTCCTGGCTGGTGCCTGCCTGCTGTGCGCGGCGGGCGCCTATCTGCTGCAGGACGGACGCTATTCATGGCAGACCCTGTTCATCACCGGCACCACGGTGCTGATGGTCGCCTTGGCGGGTGCTCCCGAAGCCAGCATCGCCCTGGAACGCCTGGGCAGTACTCTGCTCGGAGGCGGCGTGGCCCTGCTCTTTCTTGCCCTGGAAGCCGGCGTCGAGCGTGCGCTTGCACGGCTTCAACGTGATCGGCGGGTGCGCCAGGCGAATACCGCCAAGCCGACCAGGGCGCCCAGGTAG
- a CDS encoding ABC transporter permease, which produces MQQNSFDSFLQSIGLGTLSLHGYGPLILEGTLTTLKLAGFALVVAVILGLLGASAKLSRFTPLRFIAQSYTTLIRGVPDLVLMLLIFYSLQNWLGALTDYMGWDYIDIDPMAAGIATLGFIYGAYFTETFRGAILAVPRGQGEAALAYGLNRWQTFTLITFPQMMRFALPGIGNNWQVLLKATALVSIIGLADLVRASQEAGKGTFKLFYFLIVAGVIYLLITAVTNAILGALERRYHVGVREAKR; this is translated from the coding sequence ATGCAGCAGAATTCCTTCGACTCCTTCTTGCAGTCCATCGGACTGGGCACGCTCAGCCTGCATGGCTACGGCCCGCTGATCCTGGAAGGCACCCTGACGACCCTCAAGCTCGCCGGCTTCGCGCTGGTAGTGGCGGTCATCCTCGGCCTGCTCGGCGCCTCGGCCAAGCTGTCGCGCTTCACGCCCCTGCGCTTCATCGCGCAGAGCTACACGACCCTGATCCGCGGTGTACCGGACCTGGTGCTGATGCTGCTGATCTTCTACAGCCTGCAGAACTGGCTGGGCGCTCTCACCGACTACATGGGCTGGGACTACATCGACATCGATCCCATGGCCGCCGGTATCGCCACCCTCGGTTTCATCTACGGCGCCTACTTCACCGAGACCTTTCGCGGCGCCATCCTCGCCGTGCCGCGCGGCCAGGGCGAGGCCGCCCTGGCCTACGGCCTGAACCGCTGGCAGACCTTCACCCTGATCACCTTCCCGCAGATGATGAGATTCGCCCTGCCCGGCATCGGCAACAACTGGCAGGTACTGCTCAAGGCCACCGCGCTGGTCTCCATCATCGGCCTGGCGGACCTGGTGCGTGCCTCCCAGGAAGCCGGTAAGGGGACCTTCAAGCTGTTCTACTTCCTGATCGTCGCCGGCGTCATCTACCTGCTCATCACCGCCGTGACCAATGCCATCCTCGGTGCCCTGGAACGGCGCTATCACGTCGGCGTGCGGGAGGCTAAGCGATGA